Proteins from one Dysgonomonas sp. HDW5A genomic window:
- the rpe gene encoding ribulose-phosphate 3-epimerase, whose translation MSHKISPSLLSADFLNLQKDIEMLNNSEADWLHCDVMDGVFVPNISFGFPVLERVKEIAKKPLDVHLMIVQPEKFIQQVKDINAYMMTVHYEACTHLHRTVGAIHDAGMKAGVTLNPHTPVEFLEDILEDLDMVLIMSVNPGFGGQRFIERSLSKVSRLKKMIQERNLSTLIEVDGGVNLETGKRLLDAGADVLVAGNAVFSAPNPTQMIHELKNL comes from the coding sequence ATGAGTCATAAAATATCACCTTCGCTTCTTTCTGCCGATTTTTTGAATCTGCAAAAAGATATTGAAATGTTAAATAACAGTGAGGCCGATTGGTTGCATTGTGATGTAATGGATGGAGTGTTTGTTCCTAACATATCTTTTGGTTTTCCGGTATTGGAACGTGTTAAAGAAATAGCCAAGAAACCTCTGGATGTGCATTTGATGATTGTGCAACCCGAAAAATTTATTCAGCAGGTAAAAGATATAAATGCTTATATGATGACTGTGCATTATGAAGCGTGTACACACCTTCACCGTACAGTAGGAGCTATCCATGATGCAGGGATGAAAGCGGGAGTAACGCTAAATCCACATACACCGGTTGAATTTCTGGAAGATATTCTCGAGGATTTAGATATGGTTCTGATCATGTCTGTTAATCCGGGATTTGGAGGACAAAGGTTTATTGAACGATCCTTATCTAAGGTATCGCGTTTAAAAAAAATGATACAAGAGCGCAATCTCTCTACTCTCATAGAAGTAGACGGAGGTGTGAATCTTGAAACAGGTAAACGCTTACTCGATGCAGGAGCCGATGTTCTTGTCGCAGGTAATGCAGTCTTTTCGGCACCGAATCCTACTCAGATGATCCATGAATTGAAAAATTTATAA